The Buchnera aphidicola (Brachycaudus cardui) genomic sequence AAATGATATACCAATGCGAATTTTATTACCTGCATTTATTACTAGTGAATTAAAAACCGCTTTTCAAATTGGATTTACTATTTTTATACCTTTTTTAATTATTGATTTAGTTATAGCTAGTGTATTGATGGCTCTTGGTATGATGATGGTACCGCCTTCAACAATTTCTTTACCTTTTAAATTAATGTTATTTGTATTAGTGGATGGATGGCAATTATTAATCACTTCATTGGCACAAAGTTTTCATACATAATATCTTCATAAATATTTTTACATCATCAATAATTTTAAATTAATTTTAAAAATAGGAGATGTTTATGACCTCTGAACATGTAATGGAATTATTTCATAACGCTATGAAAGTGACGTTAATTCTTGCATCACCATTACTCTTAGCTGCTTTAATTAGTGGTTTAATTATTAGTGTATTACAAGCAGCTACACAAATTAATGAACAAACTCTATCTTTTATTCCTAAAATTATTTCTGTTTTAGGCGTAATGGCAATACTTGGACCTTGGATGTTAGGTGTTATGCTAGATTATATGCATAATTTATTTAACAATATACCATTGATTATTAAATAATGTTAACATTTAGCAGCTTTCAATTTATAACGTTAATTGGTAATTTTTTTTGGCCTATGGTGCGTATTTTATCTTTTTTTTCTGTAGCACCTATTTTTAACGATAAACTAATAAATAAAAAAAGTAAAATATTATTGTCTGGTATAATTAGTTCGTTAATCTTTCCTTTTTTACCTGAAGTACAGACAGTTTTATTTTCTTATGTTGGTTTTTTATTGCTAACACAGCAAATATTAATCGGTATCGTTTTAGGTTTTACTGCGCAATTACTATTTGTTACAGTAAATTTGTCAGGAGAAATAATAGGTTTACAGATAGGTTTGTCATTTGCAACTTTTTTTAATAATAATAGTCATATTGGTATTTCAATAATATCTCGTTTATTAAATATTTTTTTTCTATTTTTTTTCTTGGTACTTAATGCTCATCTTTATTTAATTTCTATATTAATTGATAGTTTTTATAGTATTCCTATTGATGGCTATTTTATAAATAAAAATATTTTTTTTTCTTTGTTAAATTTTTCTAGTCATATATTTTTAAATAGTATTTTATTTGTTCTTCCAGTAATGATTGTATTATTAGCAATTAGTTTTATAATGAGTTTATTAAATCGTTTATCTCCTCAGATATCTATTTTTTCCGTCGGTTTTCCACTAAACTTATTAGTAGGAATGTTAGTATTATACTCTTTAATATCGATTATTTTCCCTTTTTTCGAAAAATTATTAAATGAGTTAATGTTTTTTATATCTCATATTTTTTTAAATACATGATTTATAAGTAATATATAATTCTATTTTTTTAATATACTAAAAAATTATTTTTTTATATATTTTGAAAAGCTATAAATTTTTTTTATAAATAAAGTATAATTTTGAAAAAAATTATACTTTAATTTTTACAAATGATTTTTTTAAACAATAATTGTTTTTATTTTATTTTTCCTTCATTGTATAAAACATGTTTACGAATTACAGGATCATATTTTTTAAATTGTAGTTTATCTGGTGTATTTCTTTTATTTTTAGTTGTAGTATAATAGTGACCAGTACCTGCAGATGAAATCATTTTTATTTTTTCACGATTTTTTTTAGCCATAAATTAGCCTTTATTTTTTTTATATTTTATTTTTTTTATAATTTTTTCAATGCCATATTTATCAATACAACGCATACCATTAGTTGAAATACGTAATTTAATAAACCTTTTTTCATCAGCAATCCAAAATCGATGATATTGAATATTAGTTAAGAACTGTCTTTTAGTTGCATTCATAGCATGAGATCGGTTATTACCAACCATTCTTTTTTTACCAGTAACTTGACATATACGTGACATAATTTTGTCTCTTTTAAATTAAAAACTTAATAGATGTTGCTTAATAAATACTGTAAAGATAATAGTTATATCAAAAAAAGATTTTAACATATTATAAAAAACTATAATAGCCGTTTAATATTTTCTCATTTTTGTAAAATTTATAATGAATATTTTTGATTAATTTTTCTATATGAAATACGTATTTGTAATTTTTTAAAATTTACGAAACAAAACAATATTTTTTTGCAATTTTTAATATATAGAAGATACTTTTATATTAAACATTAATTAATTTATCATGAATGTATTTTTTAAGTGAATAATTTAATATTAAATCAGGACAATTTTTATGAGTATATATCAGAGATATTTGTCTAAATCTTTGATTATTTTTTCTAGTATTTGTATTATTTTGTTATTATGTATAGAAAGTAATATAGGATTCAAGTGGATTTTTAATCTTACTAGTCAATTTTTTTTAGGATTAAAAGTAGAAAAAGTATCAGGTAATTGGCGTGATTTTACATTAAAAAACATTCATTATGATAATTTTAAAATGTCTATTAAAGCTGATAGTATTCATGTAATATTAGATCTTCAATCATTATTTAAGATTTCAACAGTATGTAAAGAATTGGAAACTAAGAATATAATAATTGTATTAAAAGATCAGACATTGCTTTATCCTTATGAGAAAAAAGTATCTTCTAAGATTATACAACATAATATATTAATTAAATATCCTATAATTTTTGAAAAAATACATGCAGATAAGATTTTGTTAAAAACAACAGATAGAAATGTATTTCTATCAAATTTTTCTAGTGGTGTAAAATTTATAAATCATACTATTACTTTTTTTCCTACTTATATTGATAATATTCACGTAGTACCTTCAAATATTGAACTAAAAAAAAAATTTAAAAAAAATACTTTAGAAATTATAAAGAGTATCGATAATACTACAAAAACAAATAGTTTTTTATATTGTTTATCTACTCAATCAAATATTTTTATTCCATTTAATATTGATATAAAATTTTTAAAATTAAATAATTTAAATCTATCAAGCAATACATTCAATACTTTATTATCCATAGAATTAAAAGCGCAGTTTAATCATAATATTTTAAACATAAAAAGAGTAAAAATAAATTCTAATTTATTCAGAATTGAATCTTATGGAAAAGTTTTTTTTAATAACAATTCTATTGTATGTAACATAAAGAATAAAATATTATTACCTAATATTTATAATAAAATTATAAATGTTTCATTTAAATCTCGTTTGAACAATAAATTTATATTTCAATTAAAATTTCATAATTTATATAATATTCATATAAATGGTGCAGTGGTACTCCAAAACTTTAATCATTTATTTTATATACACTTCAAAAGTAATAATTTATTTTTTTCTATAAAAAAAAATGTAACACTACAATTAAAGAATTTTAATCTAATTTTAACAGGTAAAAAAAACAACTATTCTTTATCTTTAAAGAATATTTTAACTATACAAGGTATGCCATCAATTTTTATTGATATTGATGGATATGGTAATTTAAAAAATATTTTTTTAAAAAAAATCAATTTTTTTCTTATAAAAAAAATAATTCCTTTAAAAAATATTATCAAATACCATGAATCTATTTTTCAATTAATGGGAAAAATTAATTTATCAGGTAAATCTAATAATAGTATATATAATATATGTGCTTCTAAAATACATTTAGACGCTAATATGATAGAAAAGAAATTATCTATATTAGGTTCTTTATGCTATAACAAATTTAATTTCTTAGAAATTCCTGGAATAAATATTTTAGCAGGAACAAATAAATTATATTTAAATGGTTTTTTAGGAAAAAAATTTAATCTTTATTCATCTATTTATGCTGATGATCTAAATTATTTTTTACCTAATCTAAAAGGTAAGATTAAGTCTAAATTAAATTTATATGGTAACTATAGACTACCGATAATAACTAATAAAATTTTAGCCAGTAATTTAAATTGGAATAATATATACTTAAAAAAGATGAAAATACTTTCGAATATAAATAAAAATAATTTGCTTTCAGGGAAAGTATTAGTTGATATGAAACAATTGAGACTTTATAAACTTTATATTGATTCTTTGAATATGACTGCTAATTGGAATAATAAAAAACAAAATTTTTGTTTTTTATTAAAAAGTCCAACTGTATATGTAAATATTATATTAAATAGTATTTTTAATCATAAAACAGGTCATTGGTATAGTTTTTTTAAGAAAATCAATATTAAAACATGGTTAGGTGAATTTATTATTCAAAAAAGTCCATTTTTTTATTACTATAATAAAAATAATAACCATATAAAAAAAAATAAAATAAAAAATAGTTTTTTATATTTTTTGTATGATACAAAGAAATCTATTTTTAATATATTAAATCAACATCATGT encodes the following:
- the rpmG gene encoding 50S ribosomal protein L33 → MAKKNREKIKMISSAGTGHYYTTTKNKRNTPDKLQFKKYDPVIRKHVLYNEGKIK
- the fliR gene encoding flagellar biosynthetic protein FliR is translated as MLTFSSFQFITLIGNFFWPMVRILSFFSVAPIFNDKLINKKSKILLSGIISSLIFPFLPEVQTVLFSYVGFLLLTQQILIGIVLGFTAQLLFVTVNLSGEIIGLQIGLSFATFFNNNSHIGISIISRLLNIFFLFFFLVLNAHLYLISILIDSFYSIPIDGYFINKNIFFSLLNFSSHIFLNSILFVLPVMIVLLAISFIMSLLNRLSPQISIFSVGFPLNLLVGMLVLYSLISIIFPFFEKLLNELMFFISHIFLNT
- the fliQ gene encoding flagellar biosynthesis protein FliQ, which codes for MTSEHVMELFHNAMKVTLILASPLLLAALISGLIISVLQAATQINEQTLSFIPKIISVLGVMAILGPWMLGVMLDYMHNLFNNIPLIIK
- the rpmB gene encoding 50S ribosomal protein L28; amino-acid sequence: MSRICQVTGKKRMVGNNRSHAMNATKRQFLTNIQYHRFWIADEKRFIKLRISTNGMRCIDKYGIEKIIKKIKYKKNKG
- a CDS encoding translocation/assembly module TamB, with product MSIYQRYLSKSLIIFSSICIILLLCIESNIGFKWIFNLTSQFFLGLKVEKVSGNWRDFTLKNIHYDNFKMSIKADSIHVILDLQSLFKISTVCKELETKNIIIVLKDQTLLYPYEKKVSSKIIQHNILIKYPIIFEKIHADKILLKTTDRNVFLSNFSSGVKFINHTITFFPTYIDNIHVVPSNIELKKKFKKNTLEIIKSIDNTTKTNSFLYCLSTQSNIFIPFNIDIKFLKLNNLNLSSNTFNTLLSIELKAQFNHNILNIKRVKINSNLFRIESYGKVFFNNNSIVCNIKNKILLPNIYNKIINVSFKSRLNNKFIFQLKFHNLYNIHINGAVVLQNFNHLFYIHFKSNNLFFSIKKNVTLQLKNFNLILTGKKNNYSLSLKNILTIQGMPSIFIDIDGYGNLKNIFLKKINFFLIKKIIPLKNIIKYHESIFQLMGKINLSGKSNNSIYNICASKIHLDANMIEKKLSILGSLCYNKFNFLEIPGINILAGTNKLYLNGFLGKKFNLYSSIYADDLNYFLPNLKGKIKSKLNLYGNYRLPIITNKILASNLNWNNIYLKKMKILSNINKNNLLSGKVLVDMKQLRLYKLYIDSLNMTANWNNKKQNFCFLLKSPTVYVNIILNSIFNHKTGHWYSFFKKINIKTWLGEFIIQKSPFFYYYNKNNNHIKKNKIKNSFLYFLYDTKKSIFNILNQHHVNFKSELSLEAKANWISGKNFFSNAKISLESKNIRLEKKTKEALFYEDINNLKVFLNLKDNDITSKWIIKKYITSLEKNISGYFNVLDIYNKKNIQGNFIISNFPISFINFFSTNFKQVQGVFNSNISFFGTLYRPKASADVSLKNIFIKSDNILQYITLFFPYFLGKTDHIKINQEITIKKANILFTLNTFLNDYNPEWRLSFYSKNILVEILPKITVKFSSQLYLHYLFEKYDLIGYIKCSLFYLRINEKNFIF